In the Chitinophagales bacterium genome, one interval contains:
- a CDS encoding nucleoside-diphosphate kinase, which produces MKGNRTLTIIKPDAVQNGNAGNIIQKITDAGFKIVAMKYTHLTAAQAGKFYEVHSARPFYNDLVTFMTSGPVIPMILEKENAVEDFRTLIGATNPANAAEGTIRKAYAESVERNAVHGSDSDENAATEGSFFFSALERF; this is translated from the coding sequence ATGAAAGGCAACAGAACCCTGACCATCATAAAACCTGATGCGGTACAAAACGGCAATGCTGGCAACATCATCCAGAAAATTACGGATGCCGGATTTAAGATTGTGGCTATGAAATATACCCATCTTACCGCTGCACAGGCCGGCAAATTTTATGAGGTACACAGTGCAAGGCCATTTTACAACGACCTGGTGACATTCATGACTTCCGGACCCGTGATTCCGATGATTCTTGAGAAGGAAAATGCCGTGGAAGACTTCAGAACACTGATTGGCGCTACCAATCCTGCCAACGCAGCAGAAGGAACCATCCGTAAAGCCTATGCTGAATCTGTTGAACGCAATGCTGTTCACGGCTCCGATTCTGATGAGAATGCGGCTACGGAAGGCAGCTTTTTCTTTTCAGCACTTGAGCGGTTCTGA